A genomic region of Marinobacter sp. NP-4(2019) contains the following coding sequences:
- a CDS encoding SDR family NAD(P)-dependent oxidoreductase encodes MNKVCVVMGVGPGNGEAFVRRFSDEGFQVAMVARSQDFLKKLEESVAGAHAFPCDMMESEQITTVFAAIESQLGPVSVVLYNAGGGVFKNVEEASLEDFESNWRINVQGLVAATKAALPQLRQHDTASIIITSASAATRGRANTAPFASAKAAQRSLAQSLARQLGPEKIHVATVVIDGVVDLPRTRQMLSDKPDDFFVKPSAVADAVWTLCQQDPSGWTFELDIRPFGETW; translated from the coding sequence ATGAACAAGGTATGCGTTGTGATGGGTGTGGGACCGGGCAATGGCGAGGCCTTTGTGCGGCGTTTCAGCGATGAGGGCTTTCAGGTTGCGATGGTTGCCCGCAGCCAGGATTTCCTCAAGAAGTTGGAGGAATCGGTCGCCGGCGCCCATGCCTTTCCCTGTGACATGATGGAGTCAGAGCAGATCACGACCGTGTTCGCGGCGATCGAGAGCCAACTCGGACCGGTATCCGTCGTGCTGTATAACGCCGGCGGCGGAGTGTTCAAGAATGTGGAAGAGGCCAGCCTGGAAGATTTCGAGTCCAACTGGCGTATCAATGTGCAGGGCCTGGTCGCCGCCACCAAAGCGGCGTTGCCGCAGTTGCGTCAGCATGACACCGCGAGCATTATCATCACCAGCGCTTCGGCGGCGACCCGGGGGCGGGCCAACACCGCACCCTTTGCTTCGGCCAAGGCGGCCCAGCGCAGTCTGGCTCAGTCACTGGCCCGCCAGCTGGGGCCGGAGAAAATCCATGTCGCCACTGTGGTAATCGATGGCGTGGTGGACCTTCCCCGTACCCGACAGATGCTGTCAGACAAGCCGGACGATTTCTTCGTCAAGCCCTCCGCGGTGGCCGATGCCGTCTGGACTCTTTGCCAGCAGGATCCTTCCGGTTGGACCTTTGAGCTGGATATCCGGCCGTTCGGGGAAACCTGGTAA
- a CDS encoding amino acid ABC transporter ATP-binding protein has protein sequence MIKLDSLRKQFGDAVVLDGIDLTIEKGEIVVIIGPSGTGKSTLLRCINFLEQPTAGTITVGDLTVEADKASRAEILAMRRQTAFVFQNYALFANKTALQNIAERLLVVDRWPKEKAYQRAREILEQIGLADKADAYPASMSGGQQQRVGIGRAMAAGAEVILFDEPTSSLDPEWVEEVLGLMKQLASERQTMMVVTHEMSFARDVADRVIFIDGGRIVEQGPPSEIFYHPQDPRTKDFLKKILATNPV, from the coding sequence ATGATCAAACTGGACTCACTGAGAAAGCAGTTTGGTGATGCCGTGGTACTCGACGGCATCGACCTCACCATCGAGAAAGGCGAGATCGTCGTCATCATCGGGCCCTCGGGTACCGGGAAATCCACCCTGTTGCGTTGCATCAATTTCCTGGAACAGCCCACCGCCGGCACGATCACCGTAGGCGACCTGACCGTAGAGGCGGACAAGGCCAGCCGGGCGGAAATCCTCGCCATGCGCCGGCAGACCGCCTTTGTATTCCAGAATTATGCGTTGTTTGCCAATAAGACCGCGCTGCAGAACATCGCCGAACGTCTGCTGGTGGTGGACCGCTGGCCGAAGGAAAAAGCTTATCAACGGGCCCGGGAAATACTGGAGCAGATCGGTCTGGCCGACAAGGCGGATGCCTATCCCGCCTCCATGTCCGGGGGCCAGCAACAACGCGTCGGTATTGGCCGCGCCATGGCCGCCGGCGCGGAAGTCATTCTGTTTGATGAACCGACATCATCCCTCGACCCCGAGTGGGTGGAAGAGGTGTTGGGGCTGATGAAACAGCTGGCCTCAGAGCGCCAGACCATGATGGTGGTCACCCATGAAATGTCGTTCGCCCGGGACGTGGCCGACCGGGTGATCTTTATCGACGGCGGTCGTATTGTGGAACAGGGGCCACCTAGCGAGATCTTCTACCACCCGCAGGATCCCCGAACGAAGGACTTTCTGAAGAAGATCCTGGCCACCAATCCTGTATAA
- a CDS encoding amino acid ABC transporter permease, protein MDVLNVDYMLGLVPVLLRYLPLTLQLAGIGMALALILACLFAVVRVLRIPVLNQLTILFISFFRGTPLLVQLFLFYYGLPQLVSALTVIDGITATIMGLTMHFSAYMAESIRAAIVGVDRSQTEAALSIGMTNGQLMRRIVLPQATRVALPTLMNYFIDMIKATSLAFTLGVTELMGATQKEASGSFLYFEAFIVAAIIYWIVVELLSKVQHYLEIRLNKAYSR, encoded by the coding sequence ATGGACGTGTTGAACGTCGACTACATGCTCGGGCTGGTACCTGTGTTGCTCAGGTACCTGCCCCTTACATTGCAGCTGGCGGGCATCGGCATGGCACTGGCGCTGATCCTCGCCTGCCTGTTTGCCGTTGTCCGGGTACTGCGTATTCCGGTGCTCAATCAACTGACCATCCTGTTCATTTCCTTCTTCAGGGGTACGCCCCTGCTGGTGCAGCTGTTCCTGTTCTATTACGGGTTGCCGCAGCTGGTCAGTGCACTGACGGTCATCGACGGCATCACCGCGACCATCATGGGCCTGACCATGCACTTTTCCGCCTACATGGCCGAATCCATCCGCGCCGCCATTGTCGGTGTTGATCGCAGCCAGACCGAGGCCGCGCTGTCGATCGGCATGACCAATGGCCAGCTGATGCGGCGGATTGTTCTGCCCCAGGCCACCCGGGTCGCGCTGCCCACGCTGATGAACTACTTCATCGACATGATCAAGGCCACTTCCCTGGCGTTCACCCTGGGTGTGACGGAATTGATGGGCGCCACCCAGAAAGAGGCTTCGGGCAGCTTCCTGTACTTTGAGGCGTTTATTGTCGCCGCCATCATCTACTGGATCGTGGTCGAACTGCTGTCCAAGGTGCAACACTACCTGGAAATCCGTCTGAACAAGGCCTATAGCCGATGA
- a CDS encoding amino acid ABC transporter substrate-binding protein, whose product MKTLLATMLMIVSLFASAPLLAQDNPLRVGMSGQYFPFTFVEQDQLKGFDVDIMNALAKEMGREIKYETANFSGLFGMLESGRIDTVANQITITEERQKAYIFSDPYVYDGAQVVVKKGNTEIQGVEDLKGKTVAVNLGSNFEDLLRELPYADEIDIKTYDSNLERDTALGRVDAFVMDRVSASQIIKEKPLPLALAGPTFSQITNAYPFRDTEAGRALRDEVNQALATLRDNGTLASISEKWFGTDITQP is encoded by the coding sequence ATGAAAACGCTATTGGCCACAATGCTGATGATCGTCTCCCTGTTCGCAAGCGCACCTTTGCTTGCGCAGGATAACCCGTTAAGAGTCGGGATGTCTGGCCAGTATTTCCCGTTTACCTTTGTGGAACAGGATCAACTCAAAGGTTTTGACGTCGACATCATGAACGCCCTGGCCAAGGAAATGGGCCGTGAGATCAAGTACGAAACCGCCAACTTCTCGGGCCTGTTCGGCATGCTGGAGTCCGGGCGCATCGATACCGTCGCCAACCAGATCACCATTACCGAGGAACGCCAGAAAGCCTATATTTTCAGCGATCCCTATGTCTATGACGGCGCCCAGGTAGTGGTGAAGAAAGGCAACACCGAGATTCAGGGCGTGGAAGACCTCAAAGGCAAAACCGTTGCGGTGAACCTGGGGTCCAATTTCGAGGACTTGCTGCGGGAACTGCCCTACGCTGACGAGATCGACATCAAGACCTACGACAGCAACCTGGAGCGGGATACCGCCCTCGGTCGGGTTGACGCCTTCGTGATGGACCGGGTCAGTGCCAGCCAGATCATCAAGGAAAAGCCACTGCCGCTGGCGCTGGCCGGCCCGACGTTCTCGCAGATCACCAACGCCTATCCGTTCCGCGATACCGAGGCCGGACGGGCCCTGCGGGACGAGGTCAACCAGGCCCTGGCGACCCTGCGGGACAACGGAACCCTGGCGTCCATCTCTGAAAAATGGTTTGGCACTGACATCACACAGCCCTGA
- a CDS encoding methyltransferase domain-containing protein — MVHDQVKDYYGKVLQKTDDLQTNACCTDEAMPNHLKPIIGKIHDEVLTKYYGCGLVTPEQLEGMRILDLGSGSGRDVYALAALVGESGEVVGVDMTDEQLEVARRHVDYHAEVFGFTKPNVRFLKGYIEKLNELDLEPGSFDIIVSNCVINLSPDKPAVLREAYRLLKPGGEMYFSDVYSDRRIPASLVNDPVLYGECLSGALYWNDFENMAKAAGFADPRLVTDSPITINNSAQKEKTGPIRFFSATYRLFKLEGLEPACEDYGQAVIYRGTIAHHPHQFDLDKHHAIPAGKVFPVCGNTHRMLKDTRFAEHFEFIGDGDTHFGIFKDCGTDVPFGNGDDQGDDEGASQGGCC; from the coding sequence ATGGTCCATGATCAGGTGAAGGACTATTACGGCAAAGTGCTGCAAAAAACCGATGACCTGCAAACCAATGCCTGTTGCACTGACGAGGCCATGCCCAATCATCTCAAGCCCATTATTGGCAAGATCCACGATGAAGTGCTCACAAAGTATTACGGTTGTGGCCTGGTCACACCGGAACAGCTGGAAGGCATGCGGATTCTTGACCTTGGTAGCGGCTCTGGTCGGGATGTTTATGCACTGGCGGCCCTGGTCGGGGAGTCGGGGGAAGTGGTTGGCGTCGATATGACCGATGAACAGCTGGAGGTGGCGCGTCGGCACGTGGATTACCATGCCGAGGTGTTTGGTTTTACTAAACCCAATGTCCGGTTCCTGAAGGGCTACATCGAAAAGCTAAACGAACTGGATCTGGAGCCGGGCAGCTTTGACATCATCGTCTCCAACTGTGTGATCAACCTTTCTCCGGACAAGCCTGCGGTCCTGAGGGAAGCCTACCGCCTGCTGAAACCCGGCGGCGAAATGTATTTCTCGGACGTTTATTCGGATCGGAGAATCCCGGCATCACTGGTCAACGATCCGGTGTTATACGGCGAATGCCTCAGTGGCGCGCTCTACTGGAACGATTTCGAGAATATGGCCAAAGCCGCCGGATTCGCGGACCCGCGTCTGGTGACAGACAGCCCGATTACCATTAACAATAGCGCCCAAAAGGAGAAAACTGGCCCTATCCGCTTCTTCTCGGCTACCTACCGATTGTTCAAGCTGGAAGGGCTGGAGCCGGCTTGTGAGGATTATGGCCAGGCGGTGATCTATCGTGGCACCATCGCGCACCATCCGCATCAGTTTGATCTCGACAAGCACCATGCCATTCCGGCGGGGAAGGTGTTCCCGGTGTGTGGTAACACTCACCGTATGCTGAAAGACACCCGTTTTGCCGAGCATTTCGAGTTTATTGGCGACGGCGACACTCACTTTGGCATTTTCAAGGATTGCGGTACCGACGTGCCTTTTGGGAATGGTGATGATCAGGGCGATGACGAAGGCGCCAGTCAGGGAGGGTGTTGTTAA
- the merR gene encoding Hg(II)-responsive transcriptional regulator, whose protein sequence is MTEATKSMTIGTLAKVAGIHVETIRYYQRRGLVEIPEKPYGGIRRYDEKAVARLHFIRSAQWLGFSLEEIGELLKLEDGTHCDEARTLAEHKLDDVRRRIAGLRQMEATLDDLVERCRCSRDPQRCPMIHSLYTDLSDATVNPDT, encoded by the coding sequence ATGACTGAAGCAACTAAATCCATGACTATTGGCACCCTGGCGAAGGTGGCAGGCATCCATGTGGAGACCATCCGTTATTACCAACGCCGGGGCTTGGTGGAGATACCGGAGAAACCCTATGGCGGGATCCGGCGTTATGATGAGAAAGCGGTGGCCCGCCTGCACTTTATTCGCTCAGCCCAGTGGCTGGGCTTCAGCCTGGAAGAGATCGGCGAACTGCTGAAGCTGGAGGATGGCACCCATTGCGACGAAGCCCGGACCCTGGCCGAACACAAGCTGGATGATGTGCGTCGCAGGATCGCCGGCCTGAGGCAGATGGAGGCCACCCTGGATGACCTGGTGGAACGTTGCCGCTGCAGCCGGGACCCGCAGCGGTGTCCGATGATTCACTCGCTCTACACCGACCTCAGCGACGCAACCGTAAACCCTGATACGTAG
- the merT gene encoding mercuric ion transporter MerT → MEKPVNGKAPLLAGGLAAILASACCLGPLVLVTLGVSGAWIGNLTALEPYRPVFIVLALVAMLFAWRRIFRPREECKPGEVCAIPRVRTAYKVIFGVVLVLVLIALVFPYFLPLFY, encoded by the coding sequence ATGGAGAAACCGGTGAATGGCAAAGCGCCTTTGTTAGCGGGCGGTCTGGCGGCGATATTGGCGTCTGCCTGCTGCCTTGGCCCGTTGGTTTTGGTGACTCTGGGCGTATCCGGCGCCTGGATCGGCAACCTGACTGCGCTCGAACCTTATCGTCCAGTGTTCATTGTGCTTGCCCTGGTAGCCATGTTGTTCGCGTGGCGTCGGATCTTTCGTCCCCGGGAAGAATGTAAGCCAGGGGAAGTATGCGCTATACCCCGGGTTCGCACAGCCTACAAAGTGATATTCGGCGTTGTGCTGGTACTGGTACTGATTGCCCTCGTGTTCCCTTATTTTCTGCCTCTGTTTTATTGA
- the merP gene encoding mercury resistance system periplasmic binding protein MerP has product MKLRFILLVLITLLSTPTLAAVQTVTLSVTGMNCAACPLTVKTALGKVNGVTRVEVSYENKEAVVTFDDSVTSVDTLTQATGNAGYPSTQKPSNAGGE; this is encoded by the coding sequence ATGAAACTGCGTTTTATACTTTTGGTATTGATCACTTTGCTCAGCACACCCACTCTGGCTGCTGTTCAAACGGTGACCCTTTCAGTGACGGGCATGAATTGTGCGGCCTGTCCACTCACGGTTAAAACGGCCCTTGGGAAGGTGAATGGCGTGACTAGGGTGGAGGTCAGTTACGAGAACAAAGAGGCGGTGGTGACCTTCGATGACTCGGTCACATCCGTTGATACGCTGACTCAGGCTACCGGGAATGCTGGCTACCCTTCCACGCAAAAGCCCTCGAATGCGGGCGGTGAGTGA
- the merF gene encoding mercury resistance system transport protein MerF, producing MKNPKTLLRVSVIGTVIVALCCFTPILVIFLGVVGLSAITGYLDFVLLPALAIFLGLTAYALWRKKQYDALSNDSNNKSSFGEPRS from the coding sequence ATGAAAAATCCGAAAACTCTGCTACGTGTCAGTGTCATTGGCACAGTGATTGTCGCCTTGTGTTGCTTCACGCCAATCCTTGTAATTTTTCTGGGAGTAGTGGGCCTGAGTGCCATAACTGGCTATCTGGACTTTGTACTGCTACCGGCCCTGGCAATTTTTCTCGGCCTGACTGCTTACGCACTCTGGCGTAAGAAACAATACGATGCCCTCTCTAACGACAGTAACAACAAATCCTCTTTCGGGGAGCCCCGCTCATGA
- the merA gene encoding mercury(II) reductase, with protein sequence MSDNNLHIAVIGSGGAAMAAALKAAERGARITLIEKGTIGGTCVNIGCVPSKILIRAAHIAHLRSESPFDDGLSAKSPEVNRPALLAQQQNLVDELRDAKYEGILRDHPAITVLQGEARFIDAHSLSVKLNDGGEQAVHFDRALIGTGARPALPPVSGLVDTPYLTSTSALVLDEVPRRMIVIGASVVAVELAQAFARLGSKVTMLARSRLLSREDPMVGDAVEAAFRREGIEVFKQTEASRVDYRDNEFVVDTNAGTLRADQLLVATGRAPNTETLNLASIGVESKGGAVLVDEHLQTTVRGIYAAGDCTNQPQFVYVAAAGGSRAAVNMTGGDATLDLSAMPAVIFIDPQVATAGLTEAEAVRQGFNVETRSLDLGNVPRALVNFDSRGFIKMVAERGSGRLLGVQAVAGEAGELIQTAVMALRARMTVQEIGDELFPYLTMVEGLKLCAQTFSKDVKQLSCCAG encoded by the coding sequence ATGAGTGACAACAACCTGCATATTGCCGTTATCGGCAGCGGTGGCGCCGCCATGGCGGCAGCCCTGAAAGCCGCCGAGCGCGGCGCGCGTATTACCCTGATTGAGAAGGGAACCATCGGCGGCACGTGCGTGAATATCGGCTGCGTACCGTCAAAAATCCTGATTCGTGCCGCCCACATCGCGCACTTGCGCAGCGAAAGCCCGTTTGATGATGGCCTGAGCGCAAAGTCGCCAGAGGTGAACCGACCGGCCTTGCTCGCGCAACAGCAGAACCTGGTTGACGAACTGCGTGATGCCAAGTACGAGGGTATTCTGCGTGACCATCCAGCTATTACGGTATTGCAGGGCGAAGCCCGGTTTATCGATGCCCATAGCTTGTCCGTCAAATTGAATGACGGCGGTGAGCAAGCCGTTCACTTCGACCGGGCTCTGATCGGCACCGGTGCACGGCCCGCATTACCGCCGGTGTCCGGCCTTGTGGATACGCCCTATCTGACGTCTACCAGTGCATTGGTTCTGGATGAGGTTCCCCGGAGGATGATCGTTATTGGCGCCTCAGTGGTGGCGGTAGAGCTGGCCCAGGCCTTCGCCCGGCTAGGGAGCAAGGTTACGATGCTGGCCCGCAGCCGCCTGTTGTCCAGGGAAGACCCGATGGTGGGTGACGCGGTGGAGGCGGCGTTTCGCCGCGAGGGCATTGAAGTGTTCAAACAGACCGAGGCAAGTCGCGTGGACTATCGCGACAACGAGTTCGTGGTGGACACCAACGCAGGCACCTTGCGGGCGGATCAACTGCTGGTGGCGACCGGACGGGCACCAAACACCGAGACCCTGAACCTGGCGAGCATTGGCGTTGAAAGCAAGGGGGGAGCAGTTCTGGTGGACGAACACCTGCAAACCACCGTGCGGGGAATCTATGCCGCCGGCGACTGCACCAATCAGCCCCAGTTTGTCTATGTCGCCGCCGCCGGAGGCAGCCGGGCTGCCGTGAATATGACCGGAGGCGACGCTACCCTGGATCTCAGCGCCATGCCGGCGGTGATTTTCATCGATCCGCAGGTGGCCACCGCCGGCCTGACCGAAGCCGAGGCCGTCAGGCAGGGCTTCAACGTGGAAACCCGTTCGCTCGATCTGGGGAACGTGCCACGAGCGTTGGTGAATTTCGATTCCAGAGGTTTCATAAAAATGGTGGCAGAACGCGGCTCGGGTCGCTTGCTGGGTGTTCAGGCCGTGGCGGGGGAAGCCGGTGAGTTGATCCAGACGGCGGTGATGGCGTTACGGGCCCGTATGACCGTACAGGAGATCGGCGACGAGCTGTTCCCCTACCTCACCATGGTGGAAGGGCTGAAGCTTTGCGCTCAGACGTTCAGCAAGGACGTGAAGCAATTGTCCTGCTGCGCCGGCTAG
- a CDS encoding heavy metal-responsive transcriptional regulator, whose translation MIKIGKVVETLSISADTLRYYEKIALMPKVHRNNNGVRFYSDKDLSRLRFIKRAQKMGFSLEEIANLLRFRENPQNAKPQVRELAHQKLTEIEEHLTELSTLRDELQLLTNLCGANPDSCPILDEIDKG comes from the coding sequence ATGATAAAAATCGGCAAGGTCGTGGAAACATTAAGTATCAGCGCCGATACCCTGCGTTACTACGAAAAAATTGCGCTGATGCCCAAGGTGCACCGCAACAACAATGGGGTACGATTCTATAGTGACAAGGACCTTTCGCGCCTGCGCTTTATCAAGCGTGCTCAGAAGATGGGATTCAGCCTGGAGGAAATCGCGAACCTGCTCAGGTTCCGGGAAAACCCACAAAACGCCAAACCCCAGGTGCGGGAGCTGGCGCACCAGAAATTGACGGAGATCGAAGAACATCTCACGGAGTTGAGTACCTTGCGGGACGAACTACAGTTATTGACCAACCTCTGTGGGGCCAACCCGGACAGCTGTCCCATTCTCGACGAAATCGACAAGGGCTGA
- a CDS encoding cytochrome c biogenesis CcdA family protein translates to MDTVAWMQMGGLAGLSAALLAGFLFSFTPVAFAAIPVVLGYVTHARALREAVSYGCAFAAGLILTHVVLGVSAALGGAWVQDFLSRQWNVVLGPFLILLGLLWTGWLKIPLPWLPLRGKRVATLWGAFILGIPFTVGICPMCSPGLWIGLGVSASIGSVVYGGLLMLAFALGRVIPFAVGAVSIGWLENLQSMGPWRRAFETLGGITLMAAGLYVLNQYYVWI, encoded by the coding sequence ATGGATACCGTGGCCTGGATGCAAATGGGCGGACTCGCCGGGCTCAGCGCGGCCTTGTTGGCCGGTTTCCTGTTCAGCTTCACACCGGTGGCCTTCGCCGCCATTCCCGTTGTATTGGGCTACGTCACGCACGCGCGGGCATTGCGGGAAGCCGTCAGCTATGGGTGCGCCTTCGCCGCCGGCCTGATCCTGACTCATGTGGTACTGGGCGTCAGCGCCGCATTGGGCGGCGCCTGGGTCCAGGATTTTCTGAGTCGCCAATGGAACGTGGTGCTGGGGCCGTTTTTGATCCTGCTTGGTCTACTCTGGACCGGCTGGCTGAAAATCCCCTTGCCCTGGCTACCGTTGCGCGGCAAACGTGTGGCCACGCTCTGGGGTGCTTTTATCCTCGGCATACCGTTCACGGTGGGGATCTGCCCAATGTGCTCACCAGGCCTGTGGATCGGTCTGGGTGTCAGTGCCTCAATCGGGTCCGTGGTTTATGGTGGACTGTTGATGCTGGCTTTTGCCCTCGGACGGGTTATTCCCTTCGCGGTGGGCGCGGTCAGCATTGGCTGGCTCGAGAACCTGCAATCGATGGGGCCCTGGCGTCGTGCGTTCGAAACGCTGGGAGGGATTACGCTGATGGCAGCCGGCCTCTATGTCCTTAACCAATATTACGTCTGGATCTGA
- a CDS encoding NHL repeat-containing protein has product MTQPIHYRVAIIVAALLLSGCGAVNWNQEPPYQRDVSWGEKGSAKGQFNDPTGIAVTADEVFVADARNNRIQVFDKQGTFKRAFGNQVLGRPMNMTIAGDKLYVPDYFKDVIHVFSLDGEYHRAIAAEDGLNSPGGLAVRSDGTLLIADTYAQRIVHLAPDGKVLKSWNGTGIGAGDFNYPTDVAVAPDGGFYVADGYNDRVQQFGADGEFIRKWGGPFAMNIFGPFKGWFATVTSVAVGPDGAVYAADFYNDRIQKFTAEGSFLTAFGTPAKGPGQSEIAVAVDIDGTVWTTNFAGNQVEKWRPAETP; this is encoded by the coding sequence ATGACACAACCAATACATTACAGGGTTGCGATCATCGTTGCGGCACTGTTGCTGAGCGGCTGCGGTGCCGTCAACTGGAATCAGGAACCACCCTACCAGCGGGACGTGAGTTGGGGAGAAAAAGGCAGTGCCAAGGGCCAGTTCAACGATCCCACCGGCATCGCAGTGACCGCCGACGAGGTATTTGTCGCGGACGCCCGCAACAACCGTATCCAGGTCTTCGACAAGCAAGGCACGTTCAAGCGGGCTTTCGGCAATCAGGTGCTCGGCCGCCCGATGAACATGACCATCGCCGGCGACAAGCTCTACGTTCCTGACTATTTCAAGGACGTGATTCACGTCTTCTCGCTGGACGGCGAATACCATCGGGCGATTGCGGCCGAGGATGGATTAAACAGCCCGGGCGGTCTTGCCGTACGCTCCGACGGCACACTGCTGATCGCCGATACCTATGCCCAGCGCATCGTCCATCTCGCTCCGGACGGCAAAGTGCTGAAGAGCTGGAATGGCACCGGCATCGGTGCCGGTGACTTCAACTATCCCACCGACGTAGCCGTCGCACCCGACGGTGGCTTCTACGTGGCCGACGGCTACAACGACCGGGTCCAGCAGTTCGGCGCCGACGGCGAGTTCATCCGCAAGTGGGGCGGCCCGTTCGCCATGAACATCTTCGGGCCGTTCAAGGGCTGGTTTGCCACCGTGACCTCGGTGGCCGTCGGTCCCGACGGGGCCGTCTATGCCGCCGACTTCTACAACGACCGCATCCAGAAATTCACGGCAGAGGGTTCATTTCTGACCGCCTTCGGTACCCCGGCCAAGGGCCCCGGTCAGTCCGAGATCGCGGTGGCCGTGGACATCGACGGCACCGTATGGACCACCAATTTCGCCGGCAACCAAGTGGAGAAATGGCGACCGGCGGAAACACCTTGA
- a CDS encoding transporter — MRTDIHPMGTLALVGFLLAGASTAHAAPNTFNTALPVAEGQSIWREQLVLRERSDSGPMDRKVSVQALGSVLAYGVTPKLAVFGVVPYFFNKELDVTTPMGRINRDTGGIGDVSIFGRYTAYQDDFIGGTFRIAPFLGVTAPTGDDNDRDRFGELPRPLQAGDGAWDGFGGVVTTYQTLQYQVDAQLLYRENGRHDGFARGDETHFDASLQYRIWPRSLESVSGTPGFVYALLESNLVHRERDEAGSSTDANSGGTQWLLAPGLQYISRRWVVEGTVQLPVAEDPNGDAIADDYIVRVGFRRNF; from the coding sequence ATGCGTACTGACATCCATCCCATGGGCACGCTGGCGCTGGTTGGCTTCCTGCTAGCTGGTGCCTCTACGGCACATGCCGCCCCTAACACCTTCAATACCGCCCTCCCGGTGGCCGAAGGGCAATCCATCTGGCGCGAGCAGCTTGTATTACGGGAGCGCTCCGACAGCGGCCCTATGGATCGCAAGGTCTCGGTACAGGCCTTGGGCAGCGTACTGGCTTACGGCGTGACCCCGAAGCTTGCAGTGTTCGGCGTGGTTCCCTACTTCTTCAACAAGGAACTGGACGTCACCACACCAATGGGCCGGATCAACCGTGACACCGGCGGCATCGGCGACGTCTCGATATTCGGCCGCTACACCGCCTATCAGGACGACTTCATCGGCGGCACCTTCCGCATCGCCCCGTTTTTGGGCGTCACCGCACCCACCGGCGACGATAACGACCGTGATCGCTTCGGCGAGCTGCCGCGACCGCTGCAGGCGGGCGATGGCGCCTGGGATGGATTCGGCGGCGTGGTAACCACCTACCAGACGCTGCAGTACCAGGTCGATGCACAGTTGCTCTACCGCGAAAATGGGCGTCACGATGGCTTCGCGCGAGGCGACGAAACGCATTTCGACGCCTCGCTGCAATACCGGATCTGGCCGCGCAGTCTGGAAAGCGTGTCCGGCACGCCGGGCTTTGTCTACGCCCTGCTGGAATCCAATCTCGTCCACCGCGAGCGCGACGAGGCAGGCAGCAGTACCGATGCCAATTCCGGCGGCACCCAGTGGCTGCTGGCGCCGGGGTTGCAATACATCAGCCGGCGCTGGGTCGTCGAAGGCACGGTGCAACTGCCCGTGGCCGAAGACCCCAACGGTGACGCGATTGCGGACGACTACATCGTACGCGTCGGCTTTCGTCGCAATTTCTAA
- a CDS encoding heavy-metal-associated domain-containing protein has product MFTRLSLLLAGLIFSVAALAADNQYVLGVKGLACPFCAYGIEKRLNKVDGVTDIQVDIGDGVVRVTLQEGKTFTEEQADQAVKEAGFTLHSFSRAEGEPGGNDAY; this is encoded by the coding sequence ATGTTTACAAGACTGTCCCTGTTGCTGGCAGGCCTGATATTCAGCGTTGCCGCGCTGGCCGCCGACAATCAATACGTACTGGGCGTGAAAGGCCTGGCGTGCCCGTTCTGTGCCTATGGGATCGAGAAGCGTCTGAACAAGGTTGACGGCGTCACCGACATACAGGTCGACATCGGCGATGGCGTGGTGCGCGTCACCCTGCAAGAGGGCAAGACATTCACCGAGGAGCAGGCGGATCAGGCCGTCAAGGAGGCCGGCTTCACGTTGCACTCCTTCTCGCGGGCAGAAGGCGAACCGGGAGGCAACGATGCGTACTGA
- a CDS encoding thioredoxin family protein, giving the protein MSNQHTVIVELLAASGCGHCQKARALVKETIAELGNHQVQYREINVVEDIDYAVRLGMLSTPAIALDGKLVFPSPPSKAKLRQAILDRLGES; this is encoded by the coding sequence ATGAGCAACCAGCACACCGTTATTGTTGAGCTCCTGGCCGCCTCGGGCTGTGGCCATTGCCAGAAAGCCCGGGCGCTGGTGAAAGAGACCATTGCCGAACTGGGCAACCATCAAGTTCAGTATCGGGAAATCAATGTGGTGGAGGACATCGATTACGCCGTGCGGTTGGGGATGCTGAGTACGCCAGCCATTGCACTGGACGGCAAACTGGTGTTTCCCTCGCCACCCTCCAAGGCCAAACTGCGCCAGGCGATTCTGGACAGGTTGGGGGAGTCCTGA